A single region of the Trachemys scripta elegans isolate TJP31775 chromosome 19, CAS_Tse_1.0, whole genome shotgun sequence genome encodes:
- the LOC117867968 gene encoding claudin-16-like has product MNGKDSNAAQPLDKLFSFLLQQDAKDPHSSVGLSSRCRGLWSECVFDNMANLWTCDIPISYLSEHSAALVITRALVIVTGILCLGAVPCLIAGMNCTKLISDQVHQKYKFSLAAGTLFLLGGLSGAIAVLWYAVDTVQKYRLEVSLGIPGVTYELGYSYWMAAAGTICTCVTGILLIVANCSSTRTPRRGRKRPRACLPPVSQRKGTYL; this is encoded by the exons ATGAATGGGAAGGACAGCAATGCTGCCCAACCCTTGGAcaaactattttcttttcttctgcagcaaGATGCCAAAGACCCCCACTCTTCAGTGGGGCTGAGCTCCAGGTGCCGGGGGCTGTGGAGTGAGTGTGTGTTTGATAACATGGCCAACCTCTGGACCTGCGACATCCCCATCTCCTACCTCAGCGAGCACTCTG CTGCCCTGGTGATTACTCGTGCTTTGGTGATTGTGACTGGCATTCTGTGCCTTGGTGCGGTGCCCTGTTTAATCGCAGGAATGAACTGCACCAAGCTGATCAGTGACCAGGTCCATCAGAAATACAaattctcccttgctgctgggacCCTTTTCCTTCTGGGAG GGCTGTCAGGAGCAATCGCAGTTCTCTGGTATGCAGTGGACACTGTTCAGAAGTATAGGCTAGAG GTCAGTCTTGGGATCCCAGGGGTGACCTATGAACTGGGCTATTCATACTGGATGGCTGCAGCCGGCACCATCTGCACCTGTGTGACAGGGATCCTGCTGATTGTTGCCAACTGTTCCAGCACCCGGACACCAAGACGGGGGAGGAAACGTCCACGTGCCTGCCTGCCACCTGTCTCCCAGAGGAAAGGCACCTACCTGTGA